A DNA window from Stutzerimonas stutzeri contains the following coding sequences:
- a CDS encoding MdtB/MuxB family multidrug efflux RND transporter permease subunit, with product MNISRLFILRPVATTLSMVAILLAGLIAYKLLPVAALPQVDYPTIRVMTLYPGASPEVMTSAVTAPLERQFGQMPGLAQLSSTSSGGASVITLRFSLDVALDVAEQEVQAAINAANNLLPNDLPAPPVYNKVNPADTPVLTLAVTSDSLPLPKLHDLVDTRMAQKLAQINGVGMVSIAGGQRPAVRIRTNPEALAAYGLSLADVRSLITSSNVNQPKGNFDGPTRVSMLDANDQLKTPEEYAELILTYQDGAALRLKDVADIVDGAENERLAAWANESQAVLLNVQRQPGANVIDVVERIQALLPEVTASMPAGLDVVVLTDRTQTIRAAVTDVQHELMLATFLVVMVTFVFLKKLSATVIPSIAVPLSLVGTFAVMYVCGFSLNNLTLMALTIATGFVVDDAIVMLENIARHLEEGETPLNAALKGARQIGFTLISLTFSLIAVLIPLLFMQDVVGRLFREFAITLAVAILISLVVSLTLTPMMCAKLLKPQIAAEAKPDWVERLIGGYSRWLTWVLRHQTLTLLVAVATLGLTVVLYLAVPKGFFPVQDTGVIQGISEAPQSISFRAMSERQQALARVILADPSVDSLSSYIGVDGDNVTLNSGRLLINLKPHGERDLTASQIIDRLRPELAKVPGIELYLQPVQDLSIEDRVSRTQFQFSLETPDGELLQEWTPLLVEALRERPELTDVASDLQSNGLQIYLDIDRDAAARLGIQVADITDALYDAFGQRQISTIFTQASQYRVVLEAEAGNRLGPQALEQLFVQSAGGTPVRLSSLATLEQRNAPLLINHIGQFPAVTLSFNLASGVSLGKAVEVIEAVEQEIGLPAGIQTRFQGAAEAFRASLSSTLLLILAAVVTMYIVLGVLYESYIHPITILSTLPSAAVGALLALLLTGNDLGLIAIIGIILLIGIVKKNAIMMIDFALEAERQQGMSPHDAIYRAALLRFRPILMTTLAALFGAIPLMLASGSGAELRQPLGLVLVGGLLLSQLLTLFTTPVIYLFFDRLGQRFGRRRESLQEAEA from the coding sequence ATGAACATCTCCCGGTTGTTCATCCTGCGGCCGGTCGCGACCACGCTGAGCATGGTCGCGATCCTGCTGGCGGGTCTGATCGCCTACAAGCTGCTGCCGGTAGCGGCACTACCGCAGGTGGACTACCCGACCATCCGGGTAATGACGCTTTACCCTGGCGCCAGCCCTGAGGTCATGACCAGCGCCGTCACCGCACCGCTGGAGCGACAGTTCGGGCAGATGCCGGGCCTTGCGCAGCTGTCATCCACCAGCTCCGGCGGCGCCTCGGTGATCACCCTGCGCTTCTCGCTGGACGTGGCGCTGGATGTCGCCGAGCAGGAAGTGCAGGCGGCGATCAACGCGGCGAACAACCTGCTGCCCAACGACCTGCCGGCACCACCGGTGTACAACAAGGTCAACCCGGCTGACACGCCTGTGCTGACCCTGGCGGTAACGTCCGACTCGCTACCACTGCCCAAACTGCATGATCTGGTCGACACGCGCATGGCGCAGAAACTGGCGCAAATCAACGGCGTTGGCATGGTCAGCATCGCCGGTGGGCAACGCCCGGCAGTGCGCATCCGCACCAATCCCGAAGCACTTGCCGCCTACGGCCTGTCGCTGGCCGATGTGCGCTCGCTGATCACCAGTTCCAACGTCAACCAGCCCAAGGGCAACTTCGACGGCCCGACCCGGGTGTCGATGCTCGACGCCAATGACCAGCTGAAGACGCCGGAGGAGTATGCCGAGCTGATCCTGACCTATCAGGATGGCGCAGCCCTACGGCTGAAGGATGTCGCCGATATCGTCGACGGCGCTGAGAACGAACGCCTCGCGGCCTGGGCCAACGAAAGCCAGGCGGTGCTGCTGAACGTCCAACGCCAACCGGGCGCCAATGTCATCGACGTGGTCGAACGCATCCAGGCGCTGCTACCGGAAGTCACGGCCAGCATGCCGGCCGGGCTCGATGTGGTCGTCCTTACCGACCGCACACAGACCATCCGTGCCGCGGTTACCGATGTACAGCATGAGCTGATGCTCGCCACCTTCCTGGTGGTGATGGTGACCTTCGTCTTCCTCAAGAAGCTCTCCGCCACGGTGATTCCATCGATTGCCGTGCCGCTGTCGCTGGTCGGCACCTTTGCAGTGATGTACGTCTGCGGCTTTTCCCTGAACAACCTGACATTGATGGCGCTGACGATCGCCACCGGCTTCGTGGTGGATGACGCCATCGTCATGCTGGAAAACATCGCGCGGCATTTGGAGGAGGGCGAGACACCGCTTAATGCGGCGCTCAAGGGCGCACGGCAGATCGGTTTTACGCTGATCTCGCTGACCTTCTCGCTGATCGCCGTGCTGATCCCGCTGCTGTTCATGCAGGACGTCGTCGGCCGGCTGTTCCGCGAGTTCGCCATTACCCTCGCCGTGGCGATTCTGATCTCGCTGGTGGTCTCGCTGACACTGACGCCGATGATGTGTGCCAAGCTGCTCAAGCCGCAGATCGCCGCCGAGGCGAAGCCCGACTGGGTCGAGCGGCTGATTGGCGGCTACTCGCGCTGGCTGACCTGGGTGCTGCGCCACCAGACGCTGACGCTGCTGGTAGCGGTCGCTACCCTGGGTCTTACCGTCGTGCTCTATCTCGCTGTGCCCAAGGGCTTCTTCCCGGTGCAGGACACCGGTGTAATCCAAGGCATCAGCGAGGCGCCGCAGTCGATTTCCTTCCGTGCCATGAGCGAACGCCAGCAGGCACTGGCGCGGGTGATCCTGGCCGATCCGTCGGTAGACAGCCTGTCGTCCTACATCGGTGTGGATGGCGATAACGTCACGCTCAACAGTGGCCGTCTGCTGATCAACCTCAAGCCCCATGGCGAGCGCGATCTGACCGCGAGCCAGATCATTGATCGTCTGCGACCGGAACTGGCCAAGGTGCCGGGCATCGAGCTGTATCTGCAGCCGGTGCAGGACCTGTCCATCGAGGATCGGGTCAGCCGCACGCAGTTCCAGTTCAGCCTGGAGACACCGGACGGCGAATTGCTGCAGGAATGGACGCCGCTGCTGGTCGAAGCGCTGCGCGAGCGCCCGGAACTGACCGATGTGGCCAGCGACCTGCAGAGCAATGGCCTGCAAATCTACCTGGACATCGACCGCGATGCCGCGGCGCGACTGGGCATTCAGGTGGCCGACATCACCGATGCGCTGTACGACGCCTTCGGCCAACGGCAGATATCCACCATCTTCACCCAGGCCAGTCAGTATCGCGTGGTGCTGGAGGCGGAAGCAGGCAATCGCCTCGGCCCGCAGGCGCTGGAGCAATTGTTCGTGCAGAGTGCAGGCGGTACGCCGGTGCGGTTGTCGAGCCTGGCGACGCTGGAGCAGCGCAATGCGCCGCTGCTGATCAATCACATCGGCCAATTTCCGGCGGTGACGCTGTCGTTCAACCTGGCTTCCGGCGTGTCGCTGGGCAAGGCAGTCGAGGTGATCGAGGCGGTCGAGCAGGAAATCGGCCTGCCGGCTGGCATCCAGACGCGTTTCCAGGGCGCCGCCGAGGCCTTCCGCGCCTCATTGTCGAGCACACTGCTGCTGATCCTGGCGGCAGTGGTGACCATGTACATCGTGCTCGGCGTGCTCTACGAGAGCTATATCCATCCGATCACGATTCTTTCCACGCTGCCCTCCGCAGCGGTTGGGGCGCTGCTCGCCTTGCTGCTGACCGGCAACGACCTTGGCCTGATCGCGATCATCGGCATCATTCTGCTGATCGGCATCGTCAAGAAGAACGCGATCATGATGATCGACTTCGCCCTGGAGGCCGAGCGGCAGCAGGGCATGAGCCCGCACGATGCGATCTACCGGGCGGCGCTGCTGCGTTTTCGGCCGATCCTGATGACCACCCTGGCGGCGCTGTTTGGTGCGATTCCGCTGATGCTGGCATCCGGCTCCGGCGCCGAACTGCGTCAGCCGCTGGGCCTGGTGCTGGTCGGCGGTCTGCTGCTCAGCCAGCTGCTGACGCTGTTCACCACGCCGGTGATCTACCTGTTCTTCGATCGCCTCGGACAGCGCTTCGGTCGTCGACGCGAGTCGCTGCAGGAGGCCGAAGCGTGA
- a CDS encoding efflux RND transporter permease subunit — protein sequence MNLSAPFIARPVATMLLSLAILLLGGVSFGLLPVSPLPNMDFPVITVQASLPGASPEIMASSVATPLERSLGSIAGVSQMTSRSSQGSTRIIIQFDLERDINGAARDVQAAINAARNLLPSGMRSMPTYRKINPSQAPIMVLSLTSEVLDKAELYDIGSTILAQKLSQVSGVGEIQVGGSSLPAVRVELQPQQLEQYGVSLDEVRRTIANSNVRRPKGMVEDVDRHWQVRANDQLHQAADYTPLIIRYQDGAALRLGDVAKVRDSVEDRYNSGFFNNEQAVLLIVNRQAGANIIETIEGIRRELPSLQAIMPGSVDLNVAMDRSPVIRATLHEAERTLLIAVGLVIVLVFLFLGRLRTALIPALAVPVSLVGTFAVMYMFGFSLNVLSLMALILAAGLVVDDAIVVLENIARHIDDGMSPMKAAYVGTREVGFTLLSMNLSLVVVFVSILYMGGIVERLFREFSITLAAAILVSLLVSLTLTPMLCARWLKPHEPEKEGRLQRWSHDAHQWLLRHYDRSLSWALRHRRITLLSLLATIALNVVLYVQVPKTFLPQQDTGQITGFIRGDDGMSFQVMQPKMEIFRKAVLADPAVESVAGFIGGQGGINNAFMIVRLKPLGERGISAQKVIERIRKEQPKVPGGRMFLMADQDLQFGGGRQSSSAYAYTLLASDLNDLRTWVPQVTRALSELPELTSIDANDGEGAQQISLKIDRDAAKRLGIDMSTVTTLLNNAFSQRQISTIYESLNQYQVVMEIDPSYAQYPEVLEQIHVVTSDGRRVPLAAFARYERSLEEDRVSHDGQFAAENIDFDLAPGVSLDQATLAIERAVAAIGMPSEVQGRLGGTGSAFESTQQGQPLMILGALLLVYIVLGILYESYIHPLTILSTLPSAGVGALLAIILTGDQFSLISLLGLFLLIGVVKKNAILMIDLALQFERQDKLSPADSIHRACLLRFRPILMTTMAAILGALPLLLGGAEGAEMRQPLGLTIIGGLLLSQILTLYTTPVVYLYLDRLRHRFNSWRGVRTDAALENSL from the coding sequence ATGAACCTCTCCGCGCCCTTTATCGCCCGCCCCGTGGCAACCATGCTGTTGAGCCTGGCCATTCTGTTGCTCGGCGGTGTCAGCTTCGGCCTGCTACCGGTATCGCCGTTGCCGAACATGGACTTTCCGGTGATCACCGTGCAGGCCAGCCTGCCGGGGGCGAGTCCGGAAATCATGGCTTCCAGCGTAGCGACACCGCTGGAACGATCGCTGGGCAGCATTGCCGGGGTCAGCCAGATGACCAGTCGCAGCAGCCAGGGCTCGACGCGGATCATCATCCAGTTCGACCTTGAACGCGACATCAATGGCGCTGCCCGCGACGTGCAGGCTGCCATCAATGCGGCGCGCAACCTGCTGCCCAGCGGCATGCGCAGCATGCCTACCTATCGCAAGATCAACCCGTCGCAGGCACCGATCATGGTGCTCTCGCTGACCTCCGAGGTGCTGGACAAGGCCGAGCTGTACGACATTGGCTCGACCATCCTGGCGCAGAAGCTGTCGCAGGTTTCCGGCGTTGGCGAGATCCAGGTCGGTGGCAGTTCGCTGCCGGCGGTGCGTGTCGAATTGCAACCGCAACAACTCGAACAGTACGGTGTGTCGCTGGATGAGGTGCGCCGAACCATTGCCAACAGCAACGTGCGCCGGCCCAAGGGTATGGTCGAGGACGTGGACCGCCATTGGCAGGTTCGCGCCAATGACCAGCTGCACCAGGCGGCCGATTACACACCGCTGATCATCCGCTACCAGGACGGTGCGGCATTGCGCCTGGGAGATGTCGCGAAGGTGCGCGATTCGGTGGAGGACCGCTACAACAGTGGCTTCTTCAATAACGAACAGGCCGTGCTGTTGATCGTCAACCGTCAGGCCGGCGCCAACATCATCGAAACCATCGAAGGCATCCGCCGCGAACTGCCATCACTGCAGGCGATCATGCCGGGCAGTGTCGATCTGAACGTTGCCATGGACCGCTCGCCAGTGATTCGCGCGACGCTGCACGAAGCCGAGCGCACGCTGCTGATTGCGGTGGGCCTGGTGATCGTGCTGGTGTTCCTGTTTCTCGGTCGCCTGCGCACGGCGCTGATTCCGGCGCTGGCCGTGCCGGTGTCGTTGGTTGGCACCTTTGCCGTGATGTACATGTTCGGCTTCTCGCTCAACGTGCTGTCGCTGATGGCGCTGATCCTCGCCGCCGGCCTGGTGGTGGACGATGCCATCGTGGTGCTGGAGAACATCGCACGACATATCGACGACGGCATGTCGCCGATGAAGGCGGCCTACGTCGGCACCCGCGAGGTCGGCTTCACGCTGCTGTCGATGAACCTGTCGTTGGTGGTGGTGTTCGTCTCGATTCTCTATATGGGGGGAATCGTCGAACGGCTGTTCCGCGAATTCTCCATCACCCTGGCGGCTGCGATCCTGGTTTCGCTACTGGTATCGCTGACGCTCACGCCAATGCTCTGCGCGCGCTGGCTCAAGCCACATGAGCCGGAGAAGGAAGGGCGCCTGCAGCGTTGGAGCCACGACGCCCATCAGTGGTTGCTGCGCCACTACGACCGATCGCTGAGTTGGGCGCTGCGCCACCGTCGCATCACGCTGCTGAGCCTGCTGGCGACTATCGCGCTGAACGTGGTGCTTTATGTGCAGGTGCCCAAGACGTTCCTGCCGCAGCAGGACACCGGTCAGATCACCGGCTTCATCCGCGGTGACGACGGCATGTCGTTCCAGGTCATGCAGCCGAAGATGGAGATCTTCCGCAAGGCAGTCCTCGCCGATCCGGCGGTGGAAAGCGTGGCCGGCTTCATCGGCGGGCAGGGCGGCATCAACAACGCGTTCATGATCGTGCGGCTCAAGCCCTTGGGCGAACGCGGCATCTCGGCACAGAAAGTCATCGAGCGCATTCGCAAGGAGCAGCCGAAGGTGCCGGGCGGACGGATGTTCCTCATGGCCGATCAGGATCTGCAGTTCGGCGGCGGCCGCCAGAGCAGCTCGGCCTATGCCTATACATTGCTCGCCAGCGACCTGAACGACCTGCGCACCTGGGTGCCGCAGGTGACCCGGGCGCTGTCCGAACTGCCTGAACTGACCAGCATCGACGCCAACGATGGCGAGGGCGCGCAGCAGATCAGCCTGAAGATCGATCGCGATGCGGCCAAGCGTCTGGGCATCGACATGAGCACCGTGACCACGCTGCTCAACAACGCCTTCAGTCAGCGGCAGATTTCCACCATTTACGAATCGCTCAACCAGTACCAGGTGGTGATGGAGATCGACCCCAGCTACGCACAGTACCCGGAGGTGCTGGAGCAGATTCACGTGGTGACCAGTGACGGCCGCCGCGTGCCGCTGGCCGCATTTGCCCGCTACGAGCGCAGCCTGGAGGAAGACCGCGTCAGCCACGATGGCCAGTTTGCTGCGGAGAACATCGACTTCGATCTCGCGCCCGGCGTCAGCCTCGACCAGGCAACCCTGGCCATCGAACGCGCGGTGGCGGCCATCGGCATGCCCAGTGAGGTGCAGGGCCGCCTCGGCGGCACCGGCAGTGCCTTCGAGAGCACCCAGCAAGGCCAGCCACTGATGATTCTCGGCGCCTTGCTGCTGGTCTACATCGTGCTGGGCATTCTTTACGAGAGCTACATCCACCCGCTGACGATTCTGTCGACACTGCCCTCGGCAGGCGTGGGCGCCTTGCTGGCAATCATCCTCACCGGTGACCAGTTCAGCCTGATCTCACTGCTCGGACTGTTTCTGCTGATCGGCGTGGTAAAGAAAAACGCGATCCTGATGATCGACCTGGCCCTGCAGTTCGAGCGTCAGGACAAGCTGTCGCCGGCCGACTCGATCCATCGTGCCTGCCTGCTGCGCTTCCGTCCGATCCTGATGACCACCATGGCCGCAATTCTTGGCGCATTACCGTTGCTGCTTGGCGGCGCGGAGGGTGCCGAGATGCGTCAGCCGCTCGGCCTGACCATCATTGGCGGGCTGCTGCTGAGCCAGATCCTTACGCTCTACACCACGCCGGTGGTTTACCTCTACCTGGACCGCCTGCGTCATCGTTTTAACAGCTGGCGCGGTGTACGCACCGATGCCGCCCTGGAAAACTCGCTATGA
- a CDS encoding efflux transporter outer membrane subunit, protein MNSPSLNPSSLKHTLRPLAVAVLALSLGACTLGPNYQRPDLTVASEFKQAEGWKQAAPADVLQRGEWWRLYGDAELDALVARLNVSNQNIAAAEAQFRQARALVRGARSQLFPVLSGSAGVSRSAQGSGSTNSTGTAFNGGVGESYEAGLSASWQADVWGRLRRNLEANRATMQASAADLAAARLSLQAELVQTYLQLRVIDEHQRLLDQTVEAYARSLRLTENQYRAGIVPRSDVSQAQTQLKSTQAQAIDLRWQRAQMEHAIAVLVGVAPSELGIAARDDIPPLPAVPLAVPSQLLERRPDIASAERQVIAANANIGVAEAAWYPDLTLSASGGYRNSSFSDLFSVPNRFWSLGPQLALTLLDFGGRRAELERVEASYDQTVANYRQTVLNSFREVEDYLVQLRVLEEEAVVQREALEAAQESLRLIENQYRAGTVDFLSVVTVQTTALNNQRTNLTLLGNRLTASVLLIAALGGGWDSVQLEQQPTLSATPTAP, encoded by the coding sequence ATGAATTCGCCGTCGCTGAACCCTTCATCGCTGAAGCATACCCTGCGTCCCCTCGCGGTTGCCGTGCTCGCCCTGTCATTGGGAGCCTGCACGCTGGGCCCCAACTATCAAAGGCCGGACCTGACGGTAGCCAGCGAATTCAAGCAGGCCGAAGGTTGGAAACAGGCTGCGCCAGCCGATGTGCTGCAACGCGGCGAGTGGTGGCGGCTGTACGGCGATGCCGAACTCGATGCCCTGGTGGCCCGGCTGAATGTCTCCAACCAGAACATCGCTGCGGCCGAGGCGCAGTTCCGCCAGGCGCGGGCGTTGGTCCGCGGCGCGCGATCGCAGCTGTTTCCGGTGCTGTCCGGCAGCGCTGGCGTTAGTCGTTCGGCTCAGGGCAGCGGTAGCACCAACAGCACCGGTACTGCGTTCAATGGCGGAGTGGGTGAAAGCTACGAGGCAGGCCTGAGCGCGTCCTGGCAGGCCGATGTGTGGGGTCGTCTGCGTCGCAATCTGGAAGCCAATCGCGCCACCATGCAGGCCAGCGCCGCCGACCTCGCTGCCGCTCGGCTCAGCCTGCAAGCGGAACTGGTACAGACCTATCTACAGCTGCGGGTGATCGACGAACACCAGCGGCTGCTCGATCAGACGGTCGAAGCCTATGCACGTTCGCTGCGCCTGACCGAAAACCAATACCGCGCCGGCATCGTGCCCAGGTCCGACGTCAGCCAGGCGCAGACCCAGCTCAAGAGCACTCAGGCACAGGCCATCGACCTTCGCTGGCAACGGGCGCAGATGGAGCACGCGATTGCGGTGCTTGTTGGCGTGGCGCCATCGGAACTGGGCATCGCCGCACGCGACGACATTCCGCCATTGCCGGCAGTACCGCTCGCCGTGCCATCGCAATTACTGGAACGCCGGCCGGATATCGCCTCTGCCGAGCGCCAGGTTATCGCGGCGAATGCCAACATCGGTGTGGCCGAGGCTGCCTGGTATCCGGACCTGACACTTTCAGCCAGCGGCGGCTATCGCAACAGCAGCTTCAGCGACCTGTTCAGCGTGCCCAATCGGTTCTGGTCGCTTGGCCCGCAACTCGCGCTGACACTGCTCGATTTCGGAGGACGGCGTGCCGAACTGGAGCGCGTCGAAGCCAGTTATGACCAGACCGTGGCGAACTATCGGCAGACGGTGCTGAACAGCTTCCGCGAGGTCGAGGATTACCTGGTGCAGCTGCGTGTGCTGGAAGAGGAGGCGGTGGTTCAGCGTGAGGCGCTCGAGGCCGCGCAGGAATCGCTGCGTCTGATCGAGAACCAGTATCGGGCGGGTACCGTGGACTTCCTCAGCGTGGTGACGGTACAGACCACTGCTTTGAACAACCAACGGACCAACCTGACGTTGCTCGGCAATCGGCTCACCGCCAGTGTGCTGCTGATCGCCGCGCTGGGCGGTGGCTGGGACAGTGTGCAGCTGGAGCAACAGCCAACGCTTTCGGCGACACCCACCGCGCCCTGA